The following coding sequences lie in one Rutidosis leptorrhynchoides isolate AG116_Rl617_1_P2 chromosome 4, CSIRO_AGI_Rlap_v1, whole genome shotgun sequence genomic window:
- the LOC139841458 gene encoding polygalacturonase-like: MAFRVSHFILITFTIIFAIVVGATTASKAPKLVNIINIAKFGAKPDGRTDTTRALQSAWASACSSNKPATIYVPTGRFFLQSAYFNGEHCNNKAINIVIDGTLLAPDYRSTRNTGWIRFEKVTGVSISGGVLDGRGNDLWACKATSGGCPTGATTLEFYGSRDIVITRLTSINSQKFHTVIDGCQNVKLQGITISAPGNSPNTDGVHIEHSSGVAVLNSQISTGDDCVSIGPGSSNLWIENINCGPGHGVSIGSLGWSLQEPGVQNVTVKSSTFRSTENGVRIKTWARESNGFVRGVVYKDLTMVNVQNPVIIDQHYCPGERNCPNQVAGVRISDIRYENIHGTSANVVGLKLDCSKEHPCSGIEIEDVNLSYGNGRAHATCVNALGSVASLSCLI, from the exons ATGGCATTTAGGGTTTCTCACTTCATTCTCATAACATTCACTATAATCTTCGCAATTGTTGTAGGTGCCACAACAGCATCAAAAGCTCCTAAACTTGTTAATATCATAAATATCGCAAAATTTGGAGCAAAACCCGATGGTAGGACGGATACAACCCGAGCATTACAATCTGCATGGGCTTCTGCATGTTCTTCTAATAAACCGGCTACAATCTATGTCCCAACCGGTAGGTTTTTTCTACAATCTGCTTACTTCAATGGCGAACATTGTAACAATAAGGCGATTAACATTGTTATCGATGGTACGCTTCTTGCACCTGATTATCGGAGCACACGTAATACTGGGTGGATTAGGTTTGAGAAGGTGACCGGAGTTTCTATCTCCGGCGGGGTTTTAGATGGACGAGGCAACGATTTGTGGGCTTGTAAAGCCACTTCCGGCGGTTGTCCAACCGGTGCAACC ACATTAGAGTTCTATGGTTCAAGAGACATTGTAATTACAAGACTGACCTCAATAAACAGCCAAAAGTTCCACACTGTGATAGATGGTTGCCAAAATGTTAAACTTCAAGGTATCACCATATCTGCACCAGGAAACAGTCCCAACACTGACGGCGTACACATCGAACACTCTTCTGGCGTTGCCGTTCTCAACTCTCAGATTTCAACCGGAGACGATTGTGTATCCATTGGACCGGGTTCATCTAACCTCTGGATTGAAAACATTAATTGTGGGCCCGGCCACGGTGTTAGCATTGGGAGTTTAGGTTGGAGCTTGCAG gaGCCCGGTGTACAAAACGTGACAGTCAAAAGTTCGACATTTAGATCAACCGAAAATGGAGTAAGGATCAAGACATGGGCTAGGGAAAGCAATGGGTTCGTTAGAGGGGTGGTGTACAAAGATCTAACAATGGTGAATGTTCAAAATCCGGTGATAATCGATCAACACTATTGTCCAGGCgaaagaaattgcccgaatcaagtAGCAGGAGTGAGGATATCGGACATTCGATATGAAAATATTCATGGAACCTCGGCAAATGTGGTGGGACTGAAACTTGATTGCAGTAAGGAGCATCCGTGTAGTGGGATCGAAATTGAAGATGTGAATTTGAGTTACGGAAATGGACGTGCTCATGCAACTTGTGTTAATGCTCTTGGAAGTGTGGCTTCTTTGTCATGTTTGATCTGA